The proteins below are encoded in one region of Patescibacteria group bacterium:
- a CDS encoding RecQ family ATP-dependent DNA helicase, whose translation MEMQVKKILSEQFGYSEFRQGQEAAVSAVLAQRDALVVMPTGAGKSLCYQLPALALPGLTIVVSPLIALMQDQVSVLVARNIPATFINSTLSTNESVARLAAARSGEIKLLYVAPERFYDQAFMRGLQEVTVSLFAVDEAHCISEWGHDFRPSYLRLKDVLQTLHRPPVLALTATATPDVRRDIIASLDLKDPAVIVTGFDRPNVTYGAIRATPTEKIEHAVRLVREISGPAIIYAGTRDAVDTMREVLAVNDISVTAYHAGIDKADREVSQQQFMEGKTRVMVATNAFGLGIDKPDVRLIVHMDLPGTLEAYYQEAGRAGRDGKPSYAVLLHHPSDRYLREFFLEGENPSPAFIRAVYGSLVRQIGDVIKTTYAEILAATGMKAPEMAVSTALKALEHAGYIERPRESASAAGVQLLQPLAEVDAAINRRARVQRAVWEALRDRYGKALEVGVRFSPEEIVRSADFSREGLSRSLKALTERGLLAYAPPYRGQEIKILNRVMPEALALRWELLREKRRHDEQKLNLMEGYAHAVACRRAFILRYLGDTVANERCFGCDNCGAR comes from the coding sequence ATGGAGATGCAGGTAAAGAAAATTTTGTCTGAGCAATTTGGCTACAGCGAATTCCGACAAGGGCAAGAAGCAGCTGTATCGGCTGTGTTGGCTCAGCGTGATGCGCTGGTTGTGATGCCGACCGGTGCCGGTAAATCACTCTGCTATCAATTGCCGGCGTTGGCACTGCCCGGCCTTACGATTGTTGTTTCCCCGCTCATTGCCCTTATGCAGGACCAAGTGAGCGTTCTTGTAGCGCGCAACATTCCAGCGACGTTTATAAATAGTACGCTGTCGACAAATGAATCTGTTGCAAGGCTTGCTGCGGCACGCTCGGGAGAAATAAAGTTACTCTATGTGGCTCCAGAACGATTTTACGACCAGGCATTCATGCGGGGCTTACAGGAGGTAACGGTTAGTCTGTTTGCCGTCGACGAGGCGCACTGCATCTCTGAATGGGGTCACGATTTTCGACCAAGCTATCTTCGGTTGAAAGATGTTTTACAAACACTTCATCGTCCGCCTGTCTTGGCGCTGACCGCCACCGCCACGCCGGACGTTCGTCGTGACATAATTGCGTCGCTAGATCTTAAAGATCCGGCGGTGATTGTAACTGGGTTTGACCGACCCAATGTAACGTACGGGGCAATTCGAGCCACCCCAACAGAAAAAATAGAACATGCAGTCAGGCTCGTTCGAGAAATTTCTGGGCCGGCGATTATTTATGCGGGCACCCGTGACGCGGTTGATACCATGCGAGAGGTGTTAGCGGTGAACGACATTTCCGTTACGGCGTATCATGCGGGTATAGACAAGGCCGACCGAGAGGTCTCGCAACAGCAGTTCATGGAAGGGAAAACTCGAGTGATGGTAGCAACGAATGCTTTTGGGCTTGGCATTGATAAGCCAGACGTACGACTGATTGTGCACATGGATTTGCCGGGTACACTGGAAGCGTACTATCAAGAAGCTGGCAGAGCTGGGAGAGACGGTAAGCCAAGTTACGCAGTATTATTGCATCATCCGTCTGATAGGTATCTACGAGAGTTCTTTCTTGAAGGAGAGAATCCATCGCCAGCTTTTATTCGAGCAGTCTACGGGTCTTTGGTTCGACAGATTGGGGATGTGATTAAAACGACGTACGCAGAGATCCTGGCCGCGACTGGAATGAAGGCTCCGGAAATGGCAGTCAGCACTGCCCTAAAGGCACTTGAACACGCCGGCTATATAGAGCGTCCGCGTGAGTCTGCTTCCGCGGCGGGCGTGCAGCTTCTGCAACCACTAGCCGAAGTTGATGCTGCCATTAATCGTCGAGCGCGGGTGCAACGAGCCGTTTGGGAGGCACTGCGAGATCGGTATGGTAAAGCACTCGAAGTAGGCGTTCGATTTTCACCTGAAGAGATTGTTCGCAGTGCGGATTTCAGCCGAGAAGGGTTAAGTCGGTCACTGAAGGCGCTCACTGAGCGGGGGCTCTTGGCGTATGCTCCGCCATATCGGGGGCAGGAGATTAAAATTTTAAATCGAGTCATGCCAGAGGCACTTGCCTTACGGTGGGAGCTCCTACGCGAGAAACGCCGGCATGATGAGCAGAAACTTAATCTCATGGAAGGCTACGCTCACGCTGTTGCTTGTCGGCGAGCATTCATTCTGCGCTACCTTGGTGACACCGTGGCTAACGAACGGTGTTTCGGGTGCGATAATTGCGGCGCTCGTTAG
- a CDS encoding bifunctional 5,10-methylenetetrahydrofolate dehydrogenase/5,10-methenyltetrahydrofolate cyclohydrolase, with translation MHILNGKIIAAAMDSAMREQVAALPFAPTLHCILVGSDPASVLYLRRKGEAADRLGIQFALHHLPATVSAAVVADTIASLNKEPGGLILQLPLPLALRPSTDALVTAIDPQHDADGLTDANRQRVLRAEPDAFLPAPVGAAIALLQTVDGIVPVATLLPFSSNYRPFWVPVRFVNKSAVVVSNGDFFGSTLCSVLTQAGMHARVIRSDAKDLAEILAGAAVVVTAVGNPQFLRGSQFALGSTIIDVGTTLVDGKTIGDVLWDETLQSVGAATPVPGGVGPVTVAMLYANLIRLCRAQRS, from the coding sequence ATGCATATTCTGAATGGAAAAATAATTGCGGCTGCTATGGATAGTGCCATGCGCGAGCAGGTGGCAGCATTGCCTTTTGCGCCAACCCTGCACTGCATACTCGTTGGTAGCGACCCGGCGTCAGTGTTGTACTTGCGTCGCAAGGGCGAGGCGGCCGACCGCCTTGGTATCCAATTCGCGCTTCATCACTTACCCGCCACCGTCAGTGCAGCAGTAGTGGCTGACACCATAGCCAGCCTCAACAAAGAACCAGGTGGTTTGATATTGCAGTTGCCTCTACCTTTAGCGCTCAGACCCAGCACCGATGCATTAGTTACCGCCATTGACCCACAGCATGACGCTGATGGATTAACAGATGCAAATCGTCAACGGGTTTTACGCGCCGAACCGGACGCCTTTCTTCCGGCGCCCGTTGGGGCGGCCATCGCACTTTTGCAAACCGTCGACGGCATAGTGCCAGTTGCCACACTCCTTCCTTTTTCAAGCAACTACCGGCCGTTTTGGGTTCCGGTGCGTTTTGTAAATAAGTCAGCCGTGGTGGTATCAAACGGTGATTTCTTTGGCTCAACTTTGTGCTCGGTATTAACCCAGGCTGGAATGCACGCTCGGGTTATTCGTAGCGACGCGAAAGACTTAGCTGAAATTTTAGCAGGTGCGGCTGTGGTAGTTACGGCTGTTGGTAATCCTCAATTTTTGCGAGGAAGCCAGTTTGCACTTGGCAGCACCATTATAGATGTTGGAACAACCTTAGTTGACGGAAAAACGATTGGGGATGTCTTGTGGGACGAAACATTGCAGTCGGTCGGTGCTGCGACACCAGTGCCTGGCGGTGTAGGTCCTGTAACGGTAGCTATGCTGTACGCAAACTTAATTCGATTGTGCAGAGCACAACGTTCCTAG
- the glyA gene encoding serine hydroxymethyltransferase, whose product MQHLKSKDPIIAGLIAAELARQQHGLEMIPSENFTSLAVIEALGSVLTNKYSEGYPGRRYYGGNSIIDEIEELARSRAKELFGVAHANVQPYSGSPANQACFFALLNPGDTVLGMELGHGGHLTHGYGLNFSGRYYKSVSYGVNKETELLDYDAIRAIAKRERPKLIVCGATAYPRKIDFAAFKAIADEVNAYLLADISHITGLIIAGVHDSPVPYADLVMTTTHKTLRGPRGAIILVPRLTDRLAEHYERAKTKTLDTLVDSAIIPGLQGGPHNHQTAAIAVALAEAATDDFKTYGRQIVKNAAALAETITTAGVRLVTGGTDNHLLLIDVTPVGLTGKEAEEALDSVGITVNKNMIPFDTRKPLDPSGIRLGTPALTSRGFTEKDMQRVGECIANILRRPTDEAVREKVKRTVAELTTLHPLYPEL is encoded by the coding sequence ATGCAACATCTTAAATCTAAAGACCCAATCATTGCTGGGCTCATAGCAGCAGAACTGGCCAGACAGCAGCATGGTTTAGAAATGATTCCGTCTGAAAATTTTACCTCTTTAGCCGTAATCGAAGCACTCGGCTCTGTGCTCACCAACAAGTACTCCGAAGGGTATCCTGGTCGTCGTTACTATGGCGGCAACAGCATAATCGACGAAATAGAGGAACTGGCACGCAGTCGGGCAAAAGAGTTATTCGGTGTAGCGCATGCCAACGTGCAACCGTATTCCGGCTCACCAGCTAACCAGGCATGTTTTTTTGCCTTACTCAATCCCGGCGACACCGTGCTTGGTATGGAACTTGGCCACGGTGGTCACCTCACGCACGGCTACGGCCTCAATTTCTCTGGTCGTTACTATAAGAGCGTCAGCTACGGGGTGAACAAGGAAACAGAACTCCTCGACTACGATGCAATTCGTGCTATCGCCAAGCGTGAACGACCAAAGCTCATTGTGTGTGGCGCCACCGCCTACCCACGGAAAATTGACTTTGCCGCATTCAAAGCCATAGCCGACGAAGTAAACGCCTATTTGCTCGCCGACATATCCCACATTACAGGTCTCATTATTGCCGGCGTTCATGATTCTCCCGTGCCCTATGCAGACCTCGTAATGACGACCACGCACAAAACATTGCGTGGGCCACGCGGAGCAATAATTCTGGTGCCTCGTCTCACCGACCGTCTGGCTGAACACTATGAACGTGCAAAAACAAAGACGCTCGATACGCTTGTAGACAGCGCTATTATCCCAGGACTCCAAGGTGGGCCGCACAATCATCAAACGGCGGCTATCGCCGTAGCGCTCGCCGAAGCGGCCACTGACGATTTCAAAACATACGGCCGACAAATCGTAAAGAATGCCGCAGCCTTAGCAGAAACCATCACTACGGCCGGCGTCCGTCTTGTTACGGGTGGCACTGACAACCATCTGCTTTTAATCGACGTTACCCCAGTTGGTCTCACCGGAAAAGAAGCAGAAGAAGCGCTGGACAGTGTCGGCATTACGGTTAACAAAAATATGATTCCGTTTGATACACGGAAACCACTTGACCCCTCAGGTATCCGCCTCGGCACGCCGGCTCTCACCTCACGAGGATTCACCGAAAAAGATATGCAGCGAGTCGGCGAATGCATCGCAAACATCCTACGTCGTCCAACAGACGAAGCAGTGCGTGAAAAAGTAAAACGTACAGTTGCAGAACTAACAACACTTCACCCTCTATATCCAGAGCTCTAG
- a CDS encoding inositol monophosphatase has translation MESIASRIEHSWQVAIGAAKAAGEYIAQHPLEGGGVRFKDEAGLNAVTEIDEAAERIILDTVQKTFPEDSIFSEESGDVATGSLWKWVIDPLDGTTNFTHNLAHSNVSIALLYDGKPVVGVVFNPFTNELFSAYGTTQSTVNGVQLQPSICAVASKAIITLGRSSEGKAKIRHAALYGYLHPLVRTTRVLGASAIDLCMVAAGRIDGAVWNDMRHYDVAAAAFIAQNAGLIVTDFSGSPFNWAVPLSDLLIAPVQLHANLVNLLKNS, from the coding sequence ATGGAAAGCATTGCAAGCAGAATTGAACATTCCTGGCAGGTGGCGATTGGCGCTGCTAAAGCGGCTGGGGAATATATCGCACAGCACCCGCTGGAAGGTGGTGGCGTTCGATTTAAAGATGAGGCGGGGCTTAATGCTGTTACTGAAATTGACGAGGCAGCCGAGCGGATTATTCTCGACACAGTGCAAAAAACATTTCCCGAAGATAGCATCTTTTCAGAAGAGTCCGGAGATGTTGCCACTGGGTCACTATGGAAGTGGGTAATTGATCCCTTAGATGGAACCACAAATTTCACCCATAACTTAGCACATTCTAATGTTTCTATAGCGCTTCTCTACGACGGTAAGCCAGTGGTAGGGGTGGTGTTCAATCCGTTTACTAATGAATTGTTCAGCGCGTACGGGACAACGCAGTCAACGGTGAATGGGGTGCAACTGCAACCATCAATATGCGCCGTGGCGAGTAAAGCCATAATTACCCTGGGACGCAGCAGTGAAGGTAAGGCAAAAATTCGTCACGCTGCACTCTACGGGTACTTGCATCCCTTAGTGCGAACCACGAGAGTGCTTGGTGCGTCAGCAATTGACCTTTGTATGGTAGCTGCGGGTAGGATTGACGGCGCAGTATGGAATGATATGCGGCACTATGATGTTGCCGCCGCCGCTTTTATTGCACAGAACGCCGGCCTTATCGTTACTGATTTTTCTGGCTCCCCATTTAACTGGGCAGTCCCGCTGAGTGATCTCCTCATAGCTCCGGTACAATTACACGCCAACCTAGTGAACCTCCTTAAGAATAGTTAG
- a CDS encoding HAD-IIB family hydrolase, producing MVSIVEKKLIVFDLDGTLAESKAIMDSEMSGLLVRLLRQRLIAVIGGGAFYKFEEQFIHSFQCPDELKSRLLLFPTCAARSYRFEAGAWKELYADMIPEPDRQRIRHAFDSVFMEVGYSHPEKTYGEIIEDRGTQVTFSALGQQAPVAEKKLWRVTKDWRPLIQAALMARLPEFEVRLGGETSIDVTKKGVDKAYGIKQIEQQTGTAIKEMVFIGDALFEGGNDYPVKAIGVDCLAVAGPSDTKQILREWLFILESTT from the coding sequence ATGGTGTCTATTGTAGAGAAAAAACTGATTGTTTTTGATTTGGATGGTACATTGGCTGAAAGTAAGGCTATTATGGACAGTGAAATGTCCGGCCTTCTGGTGCGCCTTCTCAGGCAACGACTCATCGCGGTTATCGGCGGTGGAGCATTCTACAAATTTGAAGAGCAATTCATACATTCGTTTCAGTGCCCAGACGAACTGAAATCGCGCTTACTATTGTTCCCAACGTGTGCGGCGCGAAGTTATCGGTTCGAAGCAGGAGCGTGGAAAGAATTGTATGCTGATATGATTCCCGAACCTGATAGGCAGAGAATTCGGCACGCATTCGACAGCGTTTTTATGGAGGTTGGTTATTCGCACCCAGAGAAAACGTATGGTGAAATTATTGAAGACCGTGGTACGCAGGTAACATTCTCCGCTCTTGGCCAACAGGCTCCAGTGGCGGAGAAAAAACTATGGCGAGTAACGAAAGATTGGCGGCCGCTTATACAAGCAGCACTTATGGCTCGGTTGCCAGAGTTTGAGGTTCGGTTGGGGGGTGAGACGTCAATCGATGTTACAAAAAAAGGGGTGGACAAGGCATACGGCATTAAACAAATAGAACAGCAGACCGGCACTGCTATTAAGGAAATGGTTTTCATTGGTGACGCTCTTTTTGAGGGGGGGAATGACTATCCAGTGAAGGCAATTGGCGTTGATTGTTTGGCAGTAGCTGGGCCGTCGGACACGAAACAAATTTTACGGGAGTGGCTTTTTATTCTTGAATCAACTACATAA
- a CDS encoding inositol monophosphatase family protein: MALPTPPTVEQTYYVILPLLRRVGQLLLSRQRELVGLSDKQRHVKAQEIETEIRSFLSTTLHQLFPAHSVHGETGSTNAPWQWVINAFDGGRYFFRGLPLFTTSLALREKGEVVLGVVLEPATGNVFSARKGEGASLSGRPLAVSEQKELAGAVAYVTNDKPAATALTGAGAVHVDLDCLSLGLCYVAAGAYDIVVAPTDSVSLFKSAAALLVAREAGALLTDKAGVPLGSSKQTSILVTTKHLQKKTVTILA, translated from the coding sequence ATGGCTTTACCAACACCACCAACAGTTGAACAGACGTATTACGTTATTTTGCCGCTCCTACGCCGTGTGGGGCAACTCCTTCTTTCTCGGCAGCGAGAACTGGTTGGTTTGTCCGACAAGCAGCGCCATGTAAAGGCACAGGAAATTGAAACAGAAATTCGTTCGTTTTTGTCGACGACACTGCATCAACTTTTTCCAGCTCATTCGGTGCATGGTGAAACAGGCAGCACGAACGCGCCCTGGCAGTGGGTGATAAACGCGTTTGATGGTGGTCGTTACTTTTTTCGTGGACTACCACTCTTTACGACATCCTTAGCGCTTCGAGAGAAGGGCGAAGTTGTGCTTGGTGTCGTGCTTGAACCAGCAACGGGGAATGTCTTCTCGGCTCGTAAGGGTGAAGGCGCCAGTCTTAGCGGCCGCCCACTAGCAGTTTCTGAACAAAAAGAGTTGGCTGGTGCTGTGGCGTACGTTACGAATGATAAACCAGCCGCTACGGCATTAACGGGGGCTGGCGCAGTTCACGTTGATTTAGATTGCCTCTCCTTGGGGCTTTGCTACGTCGCAGCTGGTGCGTACGACATTGTTGTTGCGCCTACGGACAGTGTCAGCTTGTTTAAGAGTGCAGCTGCTCTCCTCGTGGCTCGTGAGGCTGGTGCATTGCTAACTGACAAAGCCGGCGTGCCACTTGGTAGTTCAAAACAAACAAGCATCCTCGTAACAACAAAACATTTGCAAAAGAAAACAGTTACTATCCTGGCGTAG
- the murI gene encoding glutamate racemase, whose amino-acid sequence MVGFFDSGAGGLTVLKAVRARLPSLDVVYLGDTARALYGNQHPEAIQRYTREAAAFLVAQGATIIVIACNTASAVAAEVLRAELTMPVFDVSDASVAEALRVSKANRIGVIGTRTTIASKSHENLLRAACPEATIFTQPTPLLAPLVEERAWRYPEAMRILRRYLKPLKERHIDTLILGCTHYPMIAPQIQRIMGKRVKLVSSADAMANKLAQYLADNPNSESSGTGIMKLFATGDTAHFTDTARWWLGESVRVEKAVLN is encoded by the coding sequence ATGGTTGGTTTTTTTGATTCTGGTGCAGGAGGCCTAACGGTATTAAAAGCCGTTCGTGCCCGGCTACCCTCGCTTGATGTCGTGTACCTGGGGGACACAGCTCGTGCGTTGTATGGTAATCAGCATCCCGAAGCAATTCAGCGCTACACTCGAGAAGCGGCGGCTTTTTTGGTCGCGCAGGGTGCAACGATTATTGTCATTGCTTGTAATACTGCCTCTGCTGTTGCTGCTGAGGTGTTGCGTGCTGAGTTAACTATGCCGGTGTTTGATGTTTCAGATGCCTCTGTGGCCGAAGCTTTGCGCGTTAGTAAAGCAAATCGCATCGGCGTCATTGGTACTCGCACAACAATTGCTAGCAAAAGTCATGAGAACCTTTTACGGGCGGCCTGCCCGGAGGCGACTATCTTTACGCAGCCAACGCCACTCCTCGCACCACTCGTGGAAGAACGGGCGTGGCGATATCCGGAGGCAATGCGTATTTTACGGCGGTACTTAAAGCCACTTAAAGAGCGACACATCGACACCCTCATTTTGGGGTGTACGCACTACCCAATGATTGCGCCACAGATACAGCGCATAATGGGCAAGCGGGTAAAATTAGTGAGTTCGGCAGACGCAATGGCAAACAAATTAGCACAGTACCTTGCCGACAATCCAAATAGTGAATCCTCCGGCACAGGAATCATGAAACTATTTGCCACCGGAGACACGGCCCATTTTACAGATACCGCCAGATGGTGGTTGGGTGAATCGGTGCGAGTTGAAAAAGCAGTGCTTAATTAG